Genomic DNA from Pseudofrancisella aestuarii:
CTTTTGTCAGTTCTTCCAAAATAGGTTTAGCTTTAACTTCTTGCCCAGTTTTTTTATAACTATATGCCAACCAATATTTCCAAGCCTCATCAGATTTTAAGTTATCCGGAAGCTCTGCATATGTTTTAATGAACCCTGAATAATTATCATTATATAATTCAATTCTTAAGATCCATTCCCAAGCAACATCATTCAAATATTTAGGATCGACTCTTCTTAACCACTGTTTGGCTGCTGGTGATTGAGAGTGAGCAAAGCTAACAGCTATCATTGAAATACTTTCATGCTTAACTTTTGTATTAAGTAGCTGCTTATTATTTAAACTATCCCAAAGCTTTGCATATTCCTCATCATCTTTTTTAACAAGGTCTTTTGATATATCTAAAAAAACATCATTAAAACGTCTATATTTGTAATACTTAGCTATAAAATTATCTAAAGTCGATGGTTTTTTAGAAGCTTCTTGCCATGCTGAAATATAGTTAACATAATCATCATTATTTTTTACATATTGCTTTAATAACCATAGCGCATCACTAAATTTACCAGCAAAGGCTAAAGTATAAGCTTTTGTAACTACATAATCCTTATTCTTATCAGCTGAATTATCCCAATATTTTTGTATAACATTACACGCTTTTGGTAAATACGTTCTATCTTGCCACAATTTACCAAAATTATTTAATGCAGCTTTCTTATCTCCTAATTCATACTCAGATTCGTACTTCCAACACTTTCCAGAAATACCCAAATTTCCATCATAATATTTATTAAACAAATCCCACTGGTTGTTCTCTGCATAGTGTTCAGCTAATTTCTCTGATAATGGAGATATCCAATATTGATCTTTATATTTAGTATAAAAGTCTTGTATCGTATCTTGACTAAATAGCTTAGGATCACTAGCAATTTCTTTATATTTTAAATATGGATAAAGATCAGTATTTTTAAGCCTAGCCTTTATTTGATAATATGCATCATAATTCTTCTCATCTAACAGTTTCAAAGCTTTTTTATATAATTCTGTTTGATTATCCGTAAGTGCATTAGCAAAGCTTAAACTCGAAACAACAAATGCCCCAACCAATAGTACTCTTCTGAAAAACATAATCTTAAAAATAAAGTATTTTGATAAAATCTTAACATATAGACCAACTTCTTTACTATTTTTTTATAGATAAAAAGCGCTCTCTACTTTAGAATAAAGTTATAAGCTCTTCAAAGCTCAATAAGCATCTATGAAAAGGCAAGTAATTATAATTTTTAGTATCTGCTATATAAGCATATTTCTTTTTTATTTAATGTTAAATAAAAATAATGAATATAAATTTCTTATTCCATCAGCCTTACCTAAAATAACTACCAAGATCAATGTCCAAAATATTGACACTTTATCTGACAATATATATAACCATGCCTCTGCCATTACTGAGCTGAACAATAAACTTTTTGTAACGTGGTATTCTGGAACAGTAGAAACTTCACCGAATACAAAAATACTATTAGCCACAGCAGATAAAGTAAACAATCAATGGAGTTTTTTTGATAAAAGAGTAATAATGGATAAAGAAAAATATCAAGCTATTTCAAAAAAATACATACATCACTTAGGTAATCCAAGCATATTTTCTCAAGGCAATAGACTATGGCTATTTTTTACAACCTCATCTGGAGGCTGGGTAACCTCATCATTAAACATAATGTATTCGGATAATCAAGGTAAAACATGGAGCTCGCCTAAAGTTATTTTATCATCACCTATTTTAAACTATAGTTCTCTAACTAGAGGTGCTGGTGTGACTTTAAATAATAATAACTTTGCACTTCCAGTTTATAAAGAATTTAATAACCTTACTGGTAGATGGTTTATATTTGATAATAATGGTCAATTAATAGATATATCTGAAATGACAAAAAATGGTATGACTTTGCAACCAACAGTAGTACCTATATCAGATACTCATGCTCTTGCTTTTTATCGTGAAATGTATAGTCAAAAGAAAAAAATCTATTTTAATGAATCTTTTGATGGGGGAAAAAACTGGACAACAGGATACTTTACAAAGCTTAATAATCCTGGTGCAGGAATTGCTGCGGTAAAAGTAAAAAATGGAATCCTATTAGCATATAATGATTCCACTGAGAACAGACAAAACCTTAGCTTAGCCTATAAGAGTAATAATTCTGAAAAATGGCAGAATATATACACATTCGAAAATGAAGAAAGGCATGACCTTTCATATCCATTTCTACTTACTAGCGATAAAGATATATTTCTAACTTTTTCTGCCGGAGCTCCTGGTAAACTTAAGATCAAAGTGGTTGAAATTAAAGGAGAAAACATAAATGCTTAATTATTATGGCCTTTTAGCTACAAACCTATTCATAATTTATTTGATTACACGAATTTTAGGCTTCTTACCTAAAAAAAATTTGACTATTTCAGTTTTTATTTTATTTCTATTGTTTAATACTATAAATGTTGAAAGTAATGTTAATATTGCTGAAATAGTTTTCGGATTTATTGGATACCTTAGTATATCTTCCAGCTTATTATTAATAATACTAATTTTTAATAAATTGTATAGTTCTAACAAAACGACTTTTACCTACACAAGCATCGCTTTCTTAATGATATTAACTATATTTTATGTATCTTTCTTTATAAACTCATATACTTTATATGATATTGGTTTCACTCCATACATTATTCTATTTTTCATATTCACATATGGTTTAATTTTATTAAAAGTATCTAAAAACTTTATATTATTTAATTGTATTATTTTAATGTCTTGTGTAATCAGCTTTACAGAACTACTTCAATTAAACATTTGGAACTATTTAGTTGATCCATGTCTTCTTATAATTTGTATTATAGAGTTAGTTAGAAGTTTAGTAATAAGATTTAGAAATAAACAAAGTAATTTAGTAATTAAAACTTTCTAATCATAGACATAACAAAATCAGCCGATTTATCTGCTGCTTCTTTTGCAAAAATATCAAAGTTTTCTGGAGCTGTTCCATCCGCCGTATCAGAAATACTTCTTAATATTAAGCAGGGAACTCCAAACTCATTACACACTTGATTAACACTACCACCTTCCATCTCTAAAGCCTTCGCCCCAAACTCTTTGGTTATAAACGACTTTTTCTCAGTGCCATGTATAAACTGATCTCCAGTTGCAATAACGCCCGTATGAAAATTAATATCTCGTTCTTGAGCTATTTCCTGAGCTTTAACTAATAAACCTTTTGAAGTTGGAATGATAACATCAGCACTAGGTATTTTTCCATATGGATAACCAAAAGCTGTAATATCAACATCATGTTGGACAGTAGCCGTTGCAGCAATCACATCTCCGATTTCCAGATCACCTAATCCTCCAGCAACTCCTGTAAACAATAAAACTTCTGCATTAAACTTCTCTATCATTACAGTTGCTGTAAGCGCTGAAAAAACCTTACCTATCTTACTATGTGCAATGACTAAGTCATGTCCTTTATATTCAGCCAAATAGTATTTATTATTTGCATATTCTACAACCTCATATTCATCAAAATATTTAAGTAATGGCTTTATTTCTATTTCCATAGCCCCAAGTACTGCTATCTTCATTGCTTCTCCTCAATAATCACTTTACTTATATTTCTAAAACCTTTAGGAAGAAGTAATCCTCCACCACTAGTTTTATCAGTAAAATACTCTTCAAAATTTTTATTATTAATTCTCATAAACCTTTTTCCAGAATTAAGTACGACTTCTTCTTTATTAGAATCAAATAAACAAACAAATTTAACTTTTTCTTTTTTATCTACTTTAATTACACTTTTACCCTTTCCTTTCTTCATTATAGCAAAACTAGCA
This window encodes:
- a CDS encoding lytic transglycosylase domain-containing protein, with the translated sequence MFFRRVLLVGAFVVSSLSFANALTDNQTELYKKALKLLDEKNYDAYYQIKARLKNTDLYPYLKYKEIASDPKLFSQDTIQDFYTKYKDQYWISPLSEKLAEHYAENNQWDLFNKYYDGNLGISGKCWKYESEYELGDKKAALNNFGKLWQDRTYLPKACNVIQKYWDNSADKNKDYVVTKAYTLAFAGKFSDALWLLKQYVKNNDDYVNYISAWQEASKKPSTLDNFIAKYYKYRRFNDVFLDISKDLVKKDDEEYAKLWDSLNNKQLLNTKVKHESISMIAVSFAHSQSPAAKQWLRRVDPKYLNDVAWEWILRIELYNDNYSGFIKTYAELPDNLKSDEAWKYWLAYSYKKTGQEVKAKPILEELTKEKLDYYSFLASDELGKPYNFGYVQPKKLSKQELKDLAKEDAIQQAIDLFEIDQYKDSSNVWKWSIRNKLKAGERSKIEDLAQVAESNKMYHAAIFNMAVLGDYSNIPLLFPAAFESDVNEASKKYGVDKALIYSVMRKESLFDVDAGSWAGAKGLMQLTIPTAEFITKKYRVRLRGDKAAKMDELIFNPYNNINLGAANLYFLDTLFDKNVILGLAAYNAGPGNVSKWLTDKKLPAPQWIENVPYKETRYYIRKILVYMIIYNNFVFKQDKYKLSDFLDVELSKEQSFRK
- a CDS encoding exo-alpha-sialidase; this translates as MLNKNNEYKFLIPSALPKITTKINVQNIDTLSDNIYNHASAITELNNKLFVTWYSGTVETSPNTKILLATADKVNNQWSFFDKRVIMDKEKYQAISKKYIHHLGNPSIFSQGNRLWLFFTTSSGGWVTSSLNIMYSDNQGKTWSSPKVILSSPILNYSSLTRGAGVTLNNNNFALPVYKEFNNLTGRWFIFDNNGQLIDISEMTKNGMTLQPTVVPISDTHALAFYREMYSQKKKIYFNESFDGGKNWTTGYFTKLNNPGAGIAAVKVKNGILLAYNDSTENRQNLSLAYKSNNSEKWQNIYTFENEERHDLSYPFLLTSDKDIFLTFSAGAPGKLKIKVVEIKGENINA
- a CDS encoding 5'-methylthioadenosine/adenosylhomocysteine nucleosidase; this encodes MKIAVLGAMEIEIKPLLKYFDEYEVVEYANNKYYLAEYKGHDLVIAHSKIGKVFSALTATVMIEKFNAEVLLFTGVAGGLGDLEIGDVIAATATVQHDVDITAFGYPYGKIPSADVIIPTSKGLLVKAQEIAQERDINFHTGVIATGDQFIHGTEKKSFITKEFGAKALEMEGGSVNQVCNEFGVPCLILRSISDTADGTAPENFDIFAKEAADKSADFVMSMIRKF